Proteins encoded in a region of the Suncus etruscus isolate mSunEtr1 chromosome 1, mSunEtr1.pri.cur, whole genome shotgun sequence genome:
- the KRT9 gene encoding keratin, type I cytoskeletal 9, producing MSCGQSSYYSLSCGSGGGSMRSSCSRFSSSGGSSSFGGGSSGGACGRGGGGSFRSSYGGGSGGGMSSGSFCGSFGGSSRRFGGGGSGGSFGGSGSCGGGFGGGFGGGFGGGSGGGFGGSGGGFGGSGGGFGGGFGGAGGSDGGILDADEKTTMQGLNSRLASYLDKVQALEDANADLERKIREWYDKQGPKSDQKDYSSYYDTIEDLKNQIMDLTMDNNKTLLELDNTRMTVDDFRMKYDMEQGLRQTVESDINGLKRIQEDLLMNKSTLEMQYESLQEEMKALKENHEEEMSQLTGQNTGDVHVEMNAAPGRDLTKILNEMRQQYEQISEQNRKDIEQRYESEMEQIEQQVKNSDKETESSHKELTQIRQSVQELEIELQSQLSMKSALEKSLEDTKNRYCGQLQQIQEQINSLEEQLTEIRAETECQNQEYSLLLSIKTRLEQEIKTYRNLLQEGQEDFESCGAEQMGLGGGSQGGSGGGRGGSSGGGSSGSHGGGSRGNYGGGSSGGHGGGSGGSYGGGKSGGHGGGSGGNYGGGSSGGHGGGSGGSYGGGKSGGHGGGSGGNYGGGSSGGHGGGSGGNYGGGSSGGHGGGSGGSYGGGSSGGHGGGSGGSYGGGKSGGGSGGSYGGGSGKQSQSSSSGNCDDSQGYFMRY from the exons ATGAGCTGCGGACAATCTTCCTATTACAGCCTCAGCTGCGGGTCGGGTGGCGGCAGCATGCGTTCCTCCTGCAGCCGCTTTAGCTCTTCTGGGGGTTCCAGCAGCTTCGGCGGGGGCAGCTCTGGGGGAGCTTGTGGCCGGGGTGGAGGAGGAAGCTTCCGATCCAGCTACGGTGGAGGATCTGGTGGGGGCATGAGCAGCGGTAGTTTTTGCGGAAGCTTTGGTGGAAGTTCCAGACGATTTGGCGGTGGTGGGTCTGGAGGAAGTTTTGGGGGTTCTGGAAGCTGTGGGGGTGGTTTTGGCGGCGGGTTTGGAGGAGGCTTTGGGGGTGGATCTGGAGGTGGATTTGGGGGCTCTGGAGGTGGATTTGGGGGCTCTGGAGGTGGCTTTGGAGGTGGCTTTGGTGGAGCTGGAGGCAGTGATGGTGGTATTCTGGATGCTGATGAGAAGACCACGATGCAGGGCCTCAATTCCCGGCTGGCCAGCTACTTGGATAAGGTACAGGCTCTGGAGGATGCCAACGCTGACCTGGAGAGAAAGATCCGAGAGTGGTATGACAAGCAGGGACCCAAGTCCGACCAAAAGGATTATTCCTCCTACTATGATACAATTGAAGATCTCAAGAATCAG attatggACCTCACAATGgacaacaacaaaaccctccTGGAATTGGATAACACTCGCATGACCGTAGATGACTTCAGGATGAA GTATGATATGGAGCAAGGCTTGCGCCAGACTGTGGAGTCAGACATCAATGGCCTGAAAAGGATTCAGGAAGACCTGCTCATGAACAAGTCAACCCTGGAGATGCAATATGAGTCTCTTCAGGAGGAGATGAAGGCCCTCAAGGAGAACCATGAAGAA GAAATGAGCCAGCTGACAGGCCAGAACACTGGGGATGTTCATGTGGAAATGAACGCTGCTCCCGGCAGAGACCTCACCAAGATCCTCAACGAAATGCGGCAACAGTACGAGCAGATCAGTGAACAGAACCGCAAGGACATTGAGCAGCGCTATGAGTCTGAG ATGGAGCAGATCGAGCAGCAGGTGAAGAACAGCGACAAGGAGACGGAGTCCAGCCACAAGGAGCTGACCCAAATTCGACAAAGTGTGCAGGAGCTGGAGATTGAGCTGCAGTCGCAGCTGAGCATG AAATCAGCCCTGGAGAAGTCCTTGGAAGACACCAAGAACCGCTACTGTGGGCAgctgcagcagatccaggaacaGATCAACAGCCTGGAGGAACAGCTGACTGAGATCCGGGCAGAGACCGAGTGCCAGAATCAGGAATATAGCCTTCTGCTCTCCATTAAGACACGACTGGAGCAGGAGATCAAGACTTATCGTAATCTTCTGCAGGAAGGCCAGGAGGACTT TGAATCTTGTGGAGCTGAACAAATGGGCCTTGGAGGTGGATCTCAAGgtggaagtggaggaggaagaggaggcagcTCTGGGGGAGGAAGCAGTGGTAGCCATGGTGGAGGAAGTAGAGGCAACTATGGAGGTGGAAGCAGTGGTGGCCATGGTGGAGGAAGTGGAGGCAGCTATGGGGGTGGAAAGAGTGGTGGTCATGGCGGAGGAAGTGGAGGCAACTATGGGGGAGGAAGCAGTGGTGGCCATGGTGGAGGAAGTGGAGGCAGCTATGGGGGTGGAAAGAGTGGTGGCCATGGCGGAGGAAGTGGAGGCAACTATGGGGGAGGAAGCAGTGGTGGCCATGGCGGAGGAAGTGGAGGCAACTATGGGGGAGGAAGCAGTGGTGGCCATGGCGGAGGAAGTGGAGGCAGCTATGGGGGAGGAAGCAGTGGTGGCCATGGTGGAGGAAGTGGAGGCAGCTATGGGGGTGGAAAGAGTGGTG